The Strix aluco isolate bStrAlu1 chromosome Z, bStrAlu1.hap1, whole genome shotgun sequence genome contains a region encoding:
- the GOLM1 gene encoding Golgi membrane protein 1 isoform X2, translating to MVGLGNSCRGMKSPPLLVAALVACIIVLGFNYWIASSRSVDLQGQIMDLEGKVRRAAVERGAVELKKNEFQGELEKQRQQIDKIQSLHSFQMENANRVHQEEKAVLLSNITVNERLIQSLREHLKELQSEYGKLQLDIYWFQKNQTNLQRKFSYDLSQCISQMKEVNIQMPAVKQTEFKQANLEHQKPNEDAPKAVPTVKKTDPLQAKERINGLAEIRKQEPKAEEKLSSQLKNPQDSLKAAAGYKEMLPTSEKELNLSEDEERLAGQDVLQLAAEHATNEETEKEQLRNDDAKQDDLPPGKADKQDHEALNQDKDVDYNLDENEAESETDKQAALAGIENVQNEDTKNHLSEHGEERQRL from the exons atggtAGGGCTCGGAAACAGCTGCCGAGGGATGAAGTCTCCACCACTCCTCGTGGCTGCACTTGTGGCATGTATCATTGTTTTGGGCTTCAATTACTGGATTGCAAGTTCTCGCAGCGTGGATCTGCAG GGTCAGATCATGGATCTGGAAGGCAAAGTCCGCAGGGCGGCAGTGGAGAGGGGCGCTGTGGAGCTCAAAAAGAATGAATTCCAAGGGGAGCTAGAGAAGCAGCGACAGCAGATCGACAAAATCCAGTCCTTGCACAGCTTTCAGATGGAAAATGCCAACAGAGTACATCAGGAAGAGAAG GCAGTGTTGTTGAGTAATATCACAGTAAATGAACGATTGATCCAGAGTCTACGAG AACACTTGAAAGAGTTACAGTCGGAATATGGAAAGCTACAGCTGGATATTTACTGGTTTCAAAAGAACCAGACTAACCTTCAGAGGAAGTTTTCATATGACCT GTCACAGTGCATCAGCCAGATGAAAGAG GTTAATATTCAAATGCCAGCTGTGAAACAAACTGAGTTCAAGCAGGCAAACTTGGAACACCAGAAACCCAATGAAGATGCACCTAAAGCAGTACCTACAGTAAAAAAGACAGATCCGCTGCAGGCTAAAG AAAGAATAAATGGCCTAGCTGAAATCAGAAAACAGGAGCCCAAGGCAGAAGAGAAGCTTTCAAGTCAACTGAAAAACCCGCAGGATTCACTCAAGGCTGCTGCAGGTTATAAGGAGATGCTGCCCACATCAGAGAAGGAGCTGAATCTGTCTGAAGATGAAGAACGTTTAGCTGGGCAAGATGTGTTACAGCTGGCAGCAGAGCACGCCACCAATGAGGAAACTGAGAAGGAACAGCTCCGAAATGACGATGCTAAGCAGGATGACTTGCCCCCTGGAAAGGCTG ACAAACAGGATCATGAAGCACTGAACCAGGACAAGGATGTTGATTACAATTTAGATGAGAATGAAGCTGAATCAGAAACAGACAAGCAAGCAGCACTTGCAGGGATTGAAAAtg TTCAAAACGAAGATACGAAGAACCACTTATCTGAGCATGGTGAAGAACGACAGAGGTTGTGA
- the GOLM1 gene encoding Golgi membrane protein 1 isoform X1 translates to MVGLGNSCRGMKSPPLLVAALVACIIVLGFNYWIASSRSVDLQGQIMDLEGKVRRAAVERGAVELKKNEFQGELEKQRQQIDKIQSLHSFQMENANRVHQEEKAVLLSNITVNERLIQSLREHLKELQSEYGKLQLDIYWFQKNQTNLQRKFSYDLSQCISQMKEVKEQCEERIDELTKKGSDVPQIKENKDFSEESKKISQVNIQMPAVKQTEFKQANLEHQKPNEDAPKAVPTVKKTDPLQAKERINGLAEIRKQEPKAEEKLSSQLKNPQDSLKAAAGYKEMLPTSEKELNLSEDEERLAGQDVLQLAAEHATNEETEKEQLRNDDAKQDDLPPGKADKQDHEALNQDKDVDYNLDENEAESETDKQAALAGIENVQNEDTKNHLSEHGEERQRL, encoded by the exons atggtAGGGCTCGGAAACAGCTGCCGAGGGATGAAGTCTCCACCACTCCTCGTGGCTGCACTTGTGGCATGTATCATTGTTTTGGGCTTCAATTACTGGATTGCAAGTTCTCGCAGCGTGGATCTGCAG GGTCAGATCATGGATCTGGAAGGCAAAGTCCGCAGGGCGGCAGTGGAGAGGGGCGCTGTGGAGCTCAAAAAGAATGAATTCCAAGGGGAGCTAGAGAAGCAGCGACAGCAGATCGACAAAATCCAGTCCTTGCACAGCTTTCAGATGGAAAATGCCAACAGAGTACATCAGGAAGAGAAG GCAGTGTTGTTGAGTAATATCACAGTAAATGAACGATTGATCCAGAGTCTACGAG AACACTTGAAAGAGTTACAGTCGGAATATGGAAAGCTACAGCTGGATATTTACTGGTTTCAAAAGAACCAGACTAACCTTCAGAGGAAGTTTTCATATGACCT GTCACAGTGCATCAGCCAGATGAAAGAGGTAAAAGAACAATGTGAAGAAAGGATAGATGAGCTTACAAAAAAGGGAAGTGATGTACcacaaatcaaagaaaacaaagacttctCAGAGGAGTCAAAAAAAATTAGCCAG GTTAATATTCAAATGCCAGCTGTGAAACAAACTGAGTTCAAGCAGGCAAACTTGGAACACCAGAAACCCAATGAAGATGCACCTAAAGCAGTACCTACAGTAAAAAAGACAGATCCGCTGCAGGCTAAAG AAAGAATAAATGGCCTAGCTGAAATCAGAAAACAGGAGCCCAAGGCAGAAGAGAAGCTTTCAAGTCAACTGAAAAACCCGCAGGATTCACTCAAGGCTGCTGCAGGTTATAAGGAGATGCTGCCCACATCAGAGAAGGAGCTGAATCTGTCTGAAGATGAAGAACGTTTAGCTGGGCAAGATGTGTTACAGCTGGCAGCAGAGCACGCCACCAATGAGGAAACTGAGAAGGAACAGCTCCGAAATGACGATGCTAAGCAGGATGACTTGCCCCCTGGAAAGGCTG ACAAACAGGATCATGAAGCACTGAACCAGGACAAGGATGTTGATTACAATTTAGATGAGAATGAAGCTGAATCAGAAACAGACAAGCAAGCAGCACTTGCAGGGATTGAAAAtg TTCAAAACGAAGATACGAAGAACCACTTATCTGAGCATGGTGAAGAACGACAGAGGTTGTGA
- the GOLM1 gene encoding Golgi membrane protein 1 isoform X3 — protein MVGLGNSCRGMKSPPLLVAALVACIIVLGFNYWIASSRSVDLQAVLLSNITVNERLIQSLREHLKELQSEYGKLQLDIYWFQKNQTNLQRKFSYDLSQCISQMKEVKEQCEERIDELTKKGSDVPQIKENKDFSEESKKISQVNIQMPAVKQTEFKQANLEHQKPNEDAPKAVPTVKKTDPLQAKERINGLAEIRKQEPKAEEKLSSQLKNPQDSLKAAAGYKEMLPTSEKELNLSEDEERLAGQDVLQLAAEHATNEETEKEQLRNDDAKQDDLPPGKADKQDHEALNQDKDVDYNLDENEAESETDKQAALAGIENVQNEDTKNHLSEHGEERQRL, from the exons atggtAGGGCTCGGAAACAGCTGCCGAGGGATGAAGTCTCCACCACTCCTCGTGGCTGCACTTGTGGCATGTATCATTGTTTTGGGCTTCAATTACTGGATTGCAAGTTCTCGCAGCGTGGATCTGCAG GCAGTGTTGTTGAGTAATATCACAGTAAATGAACGATTGATCCAGAGTCTACGAG AACACTTGAAAGAGTTACAGTCGGAATATGGAAAGCTACAGCTGGATATTTACTGGTTTCAAAAGAACCAGACTAACCTTCAGAGGAAGTTTTCATATGACCT GTCACAGTGCATCAGCCAGATGAAAGAGGTAAAAGAACAATGTGAAGAAAGGATAGATGAGCTTACAAAAAAGGGAAGTGATGTACcacaaatcaaagaaaacaaagacttctCAGAGGAGTCAAAAAAAATTAGCCAG GTTAATATTCAAATGCCAGCTGTGAAACAAACTGAGTTCAAGCAGGCAAACTTGGAACACCAGAAACCCAATGAAGATGCACCTAAAGCAGTACCTACAGTAAAAAAGACAGATCCGCTGCAGGCTAAAG AAAGAATAAATGGCCTAGCTGAAATCAGAAAACAGGAGCCCAAGGCAGAAGAGAAGCTTTCAAGTCAACTGAAAAACCCGCAGGATTCACTCAAGGCTGCTGCAGGTTATAAGGAGATGCTGCCCACATCAGAGAAGGAGCTGAATCTGTCTGAAGATGAAGAACGTTTAGCTGGGCAAGATGTGTTACAGCTGGCAGCAGAGCACGCCACCAATGAGGAAACTGAGAAGGAACAGCTCCGAAATGACGATGCTAAGCAGGATGACTTGCCCCCTGGAAAGGCTG ACAAACAGGATCATGAAGCACTGAACCAGGACAAGGATGTTGATTACAATTTAGATGAGAATGAAGCTGAATCAGAAACAGACAAGCAAGCAGCACTTGCAGGGATTGAAAAtg TTCAAAACGAAGATACGAAGAACCACTTATCTGAGCATGGTGAAGAACGACAGAGGTTGTGA